A single window of Nicotiana tomentosiformis chromosome 1, ASM39032v3, whole genome shotgun sequence DNA harbors:
- the LOC104097384 gene encoding cysteine protease RD19A-like: MALRFSLIFLFSLFLTTSFLVSANGYINGGDDGILIRQVIGNDDDHLLNVDHHFTIFKKRFGKTYASDEEHHYRLSVFKANLRRAMRHQKLDPSAVHGVTQFSDLTPAEFRRKFLGVNRRLRLPSDANKAPVLPTEDLPSDFDWRDHGAVTPVKNQGSCGSCWSFSTTGALEGANYLSTGKLVSLSEQQLVDCDHECDPEEKGSCDAGCNGGLMNSAFEYTLKAGGLMREGDYPYTGTDRGTCKFDNTKVAAKVANFSVVSLDEEQIAANLVKNGPLAVAINAVFMQTYVGGVSCPYICSKRLDHGVLLVGYGTGFSPIRMKEKPYWIIKNSWGEKWGENGYYKICRGRNVCGVDSMVSTVAAVSTSSH, translated from the exons ATGGCTCTTCGTTTCtctttaattttcctattttctctttttttaacGACGTCGTTTTTGGTGTCCGCTAACGGCTACATTAACGGCGGTGACGACGGCATATTAATCCGTCAAGTCATAGGCAACGACGACGATCACTTGCTAAACGTCGATCATCACTTCACGATTTTCAAGAAGAGGTTCGGAAAAACCTACGCGTCCGATGAGGAGCATCATTACAGATTATCGGTGTTCAAGGCTAACTTGCGCCGCGCAATGCGCCACCAGAAGCTTGATCCCTCCGCGGTTCACGGTGTGACTCAGTTTTCCGATTTGACTCCGGCCGAGTTCCGCCGGAAGTTTCTAGGAGTTAACCGCCGGCTCCGGCTTCCTTCTGATGCCAATAAAGCTCCTGTTCTTCCTACTGAGGATCTCCCTTCAGATTTCGATTGGAGAGATCACGGTGCCGTCACGCCAGTGAAGAATCAG GGTTCATGCGGGTCATGCTGGTCATTTAGTACCACTGGTGCGTTAGAAGGTGCCAACTATCTTTCTACAGGGAAGCTTGTAAGCCTCAGCGAGCAACAACTTGTGGACTGTGATCACGAG TGTGATCCAGAAGAAAAAGGTTCATGTGACGCAGGGTGCAATGGTGGCCTAATGAATAGTGCCTTTGAATACACTCTCAAAGCTGGTGGACTTATGCGAGAAGGAGATTATCCATACACTGGCACCGATCGTGGAACCTGCAAATTTGACAACACCAAGGTTGCTGCTAAAGTTGCTAACTTTAGCGTTGTCTCCCTTGACGAAGAACAAATCGCTGCTAATCTTGTCAAGAATGGTCCTCTCGCTG TGGCGATCAATGCAGTGTTCATGCAGACATACGTTGGCGGAGTTTCCTGCCCATATATATGCTCTAAGAGGTTGGATCATGGTGTCTTATTAGTGGGTTATGGTACTGGCTTTTCTCCCATTCGAATGAAAGAGAAACCATACTGGATCATCAAGAACTCATGGGGAGAGAAATGGGGTGAAAACGGATACTACAAAATCTGTAGAGGACGCAATGTTTGCGGAGTGGATTCAATGGTTTCAACAGTTGCAGCTGTTAGTACCAGCTCACACTGA
- the LOC104097381 gene encoding DNA replication licensing factor MCM4: MASDSSPVNTHGGPSTPDDSTSSPIGNTYSSPGDNTRRKRGRRSSATSTPVAPSNRRFTTPDATPTPSSTNSRRGRRRASSTTPSGAAAATPSYASDVPPSSEGGEGDDADEAPPMYVWGTNISVQDVNAAILRFLRNFREDPSQTEGKYMRAIHHVIEMEGDSLDVDAHDVFDYDNDLYTKMVRFPLEVLAIFDIVLMDMVSRINPLFEKHIQARIFNLKSSTSMRNLNPSDIEKMVSLKGMVIRCSAIIPEIREAIFRCLVCGYYSDPIVVDRGRINEPTICGKQECLARNSMTLVHNRCRFADKQIVRVQETPDEIPEGGTPHTVSLLMHDKLVDAGKPGDRVEVTGIYRAMSVRIGSTQRTVKSLFKTYIDCLHLKKTDKSRMNAEDPMEIENGVVGNDDSLGYEEKVEKLKELSKQPDIYERLTRSLAPNIWELDDVKKGLLCQLFGGNALTLPSGASFRGDINILLVGDPGTSKSQLLQYIHKLSPRGIYTSGRGSSAVGLTAYVAKDPETGETVLESGALVLSDRGICCIDEFDKMSDSARSMLHEVMEQQTVSIAKAGIIASLNARTSVLACANPSGSRYNPRLSVIDNIHLPPTLLSRFDLIYLILDKAEEQMDRRLAKHIVALHFENPENSEQGVIDLPTLTAYLSYARKYIHPQLSDEAAEELTRGYVEMRRRGNFPGSSKKVITATPRQLESLIRLSEGLARIRFSERVEKRDVMEAIRLLEVALQQSATDHSTGTIDMDLITTGVSASERMRRENFVSTTRNIIMEKLQLGGPSTRMLELLEELKRQSSGGEVHLADLRNALATLASEGLVSVHGDAVKRI, translated from the exons ATGGCTTCCGACTCATCTCCGGTCAACACTCACGGCG GTCCATCTACACCAGATGACTCAACTTCAAGCCCAATTGGTAACACTTACTCATCTCCCGGTGACAACACTCGCCGGAAGCGTGGCCGCCGCTCGTCAGCCACATCCACACCAGTTGCACCGTCAAATCGGCGATTCACAACTCCTGATGCTACACCGACGCCTTCCAGTACTAATTCCCGCCGTGGCCGAAGAAGAGCATCCTCCACCACCCCTTCTGGTGCAGCCGCCGCGACTCCGTCTTATGCGTCTGATGTTCCGCCGTCCTCAGAGGGCGGGGAAggtgatgatgctgatgaggccCCACCAATGTATGTGTGGGGCACAAACATCAGCGTACAAGATGTAAACGCTGCTATTCTTAGGTTTTTGAGGAATTTTCGAGAGGATCCTTCTCAAACTGAGGGGAAATACATGAGGGCAATTCACCATGTAATTGAGATGGAAGGCGACTCACTTGACGTTGATGCACACGATGTGTTTGATTATGATAATGATTTGTATACCAAAATGGTCAGGTTCCCACTTGAGGTTCTAGCAATTTTTGACATTGTTTTAATGGACATGGTTAGCAGAATTAACCCACTCTTCGAGAAGCACATACAAGCTAGAATTTTCAATCTTAAGAGTTCTACTTCAATGAGAAATCTTAATCCGTCAG ATATTGAGAAGATGGTGTCACTCAAAGGGATGGTTATTCGATGTAGTGCAATTATTCCTGAGATAAGGGAAGCAATATTTAGGTGTCTTGTTTGTGGGTATTACTCTGATCCAATTGTTGTCGATAGAG GAAGGATTAATGAGCCAACAATATGTGGCAAGCAAGAATGTCTAGCAAGGAACTCAATGACTTTGGTCCACAATAGATGCAG GTTTGCTGATAAACAAATCGTGAGAGTTCAAGAAACACCAGATGAGATTCCCGAGGGAGGAACACCTCACACAGTAAGCTTGTTGATGCATGACAAGCTGGTGGATGCTGGGAAGCCAGGAGACAGAGTTGAA GTCACTGGAATTTATAGGGCTATGAGTGTCAGAATTGGGTCAACACAGAGGACAGTAAAATCATTGTTCAAG ACTTACATTGATTGTCTTCATCTTAAGAAGACTGACAAGTCAAGAATGAATGCAGAGGATCCGATGGAAATTGAAAATGGAGTTGTTGGAAATGATGACTCTCTTGGCTATGAAGAAAAG GTGGAGAAATTGAAAGAACTATCTAAACAGCCTGATATCTATGAAAGGTTGACTAGGTCCTTGGCGCCAAACATCTGGGAGTTGGATGATGTAAAGAAAGGTCTTCTTTGCCAG CTCTTTGGGGGGAATGCTTTGACGTTGCCATCTGGAGCAAGCTTCCGAGGTGATATCAACATTCTTCTTGTTGGTGATCCGGGGACCAGCAAATCGCAGCTGCTTCAGTATATTCACAAACTGTCTCCCCGTGGTATATATACCAGTGGACGAGGAAGTTCCGCTGTGGGGTTGACTGCTTATGTAGCCAAAGATCCTGAGACTGGTGAAACT GTCCTCGAGAGTGGGGCCCTGGTTCTGAGTGACAGGGGGATCTGCTGTATCGATGAGTTTGACAAAATGTCTGACAGTGCAAGGAGCATGTTACATGAG GTCATGGAGCAACAAACTGTTTCAATTGCAAAGGCTGGAATTATTGCTTCGCTTAATGCTAGGACTTCAGTATTAGCTTGCGCAAATCCAAGTGGCTCTCGTTACAATCCCCGTCTGTCTGTCATTGATAATATACACCTTCCACCTACCCTGCTGTCACG atttgatttgatatatttaatTCTAGACAAGGCTGAGGAGCAGATGGACAGGCGCCTTGCAAAACACATAGTTGCATTACACTTTGAAAATCCAGAG AACTCAGAGCAAGGAGTGATTGACCTTCCAACATTAACTGCATACTTGAGCTATGCTCGAAAATATATACATCCACAATTATCTGACGAAGCAGCTGAAGAATTGACTAGAGGGTATGTGGAGATGAGAAGAAGAGGGAATTTCCCTGGCAGTAGTAAAAAG GTTATTACAGCCACACCAAGGCAATTAGAGAGCTTAATACGCCTTAGTGAAGGTCTCGCCCGGATTCGTTTTTCAGAACGG GTTGAGAAAAGAGACGTAATGGAGGCTATTCGTCTTCTAGAAGTTGCACTGCAGCAGTCTGCAACTGACCATTCTACAG GAACCATTGACATGGATCTCATCACAACTGGAGTATCTGCAAGTGAAAGGATGAGAAGAGAGAATTTCGTGTCAACCACCCGCAACATAATCATGGAGAAGCTGCAGCTGGGGGGACCATCAACTCGGATGCTGGAG TTACTAGAAGAGCTGAAGAGGCAAAGTTCTGGTGGTGAAGTTCACCTAGCAGAT CTGCGAAATGCACTTGCTACTCTAGCAAGTGAAGGATTGGTTTCTGTTCATGGTGACGCTGTGAAGAGAATATGA
- the LOC104097383 gene encoding V-type proton ATPase subunit a2, with protein MAEQGGRGCCPPMDLFRSEAMQLVQIIIPIESAHRTIDYLGEIGLIQFKDLNAEKSPFQRTYATQIKRCGEMARKLRLFKEQMSKAGLLSSSTSSTQVDLSFDDLEVKLGELEAELIEINANGDKLQRSYNELVEYKLVLQKAGEFFRKAQSSAEAQLREQASNQTGEQSLETPLLTDQEAVADPSKQVKLGFITGLVPREKSMAFERILFRATRGNVFLRQAVVEEPVTDPVSGEKVEKNVFAVFFSGERAKTKVLKICEAFGANRYSVTEDLGKQAQMITEVSGRISELKTTIDAGLLHRGNLLQTIGEQYDRWNILVRKEKSVYHTLNMLSIDVTKKCLVAEGWSPVFATKQIQDALQRATHDSNSEVGAIFRVLRTREMPPTYFQTNKFTSSFQEIVDAYGVAKYQEANPGVYTIVTFPFLFAVMFGDWGHGICLLLATLFLLIREKKLSSQKLGDIMEMTFGGRYVIFMMSLFSIYTGLIYNEFFSVPFELFGRSAYGCRDPSCRDSTSAGLIKVRDTYPFGVDPAWHGTRSELPYLNSLKMKMSILLGVAQMNLGIFLSFFNALFFRSGINIWCQFVPQIIFLNALFGYLSVLIIVKWCTGSKADLYHVMIYMFLSPTDELGENQLFAGQKTTQLVLLFSALVAVPWMLLPKPFLLKAQHERHQGQSYTALQEAEESLLVESSDDSGHHEEFEFSEVFVHQLIHTIEFVLGAVSNTASYLRLWALSLAHSELSSVFYEKVLLLAWGFNNVFILIIGIIVFIFATVGVLLVMETLSAFLHALRLHWVEFQNKFYEGDGYKFSPFSFSLIDGEDE; from the exons ATGGCGGAGCAAGGCGGTAGAGGATGCTGTCCGCCGATGGATCTGTTCCGTTCAGAAGCGATGCAACTCGTGCAAATCATTATTCCTATTGAATCTGCTCACCGTACAATCGATTACCTTGGCGAAATCGGTCTTATCCAGTTCAAAGAC TTGAATGCTGAAAAGAGTCCATTTCAGCGAACATATGCTACTCAG ATCAAAAGATGTGGAGAGATGGCTCGTAAATTACGGCTATTCAAGGAACAAATGTCCAAAGCAGGCTTGTTATCTTCTTCTACGTCTTCCACACAAGTCGATTTAAGCTTTGATGACCTTGAG GTCAAGCTTGGAGAACTTGAAGCAGAGCTGATTGAAATAAATGCTAATGGCGATAAGTTACAACGTTCATACAATGAGCTTGTGGAATATAAACTTGTTTTGCAAAAG GCTGGTGAGTTTTTCCGCAAAGCACAGAGCAGTGCTGAAGCTCAACTACGAGAACAGGCATCAAATCAAACTGGTGAACAATCATTAGAAACTCCTCTGTTAACAGACCAG GAAGCAGTGGCTGACCCATCGAAGCAAGTTAAGTTGGGATTTATTACTGGACTTGTTCCCAGAGAAAAATCGATGGCCTTTGAAAGGATTCTCTTTCGTGCTACCCGGGGTAATGTGTTCTTGAGGCAGGCTGTAGTTGAAGAGCCTGTCACTGATCCCGTTTCTGGAGAGAAG GTTGAGAAAAATGTATTTGCAGTCTTCTTTTCTGGTGAAAGAGCAAAGACCAAAGTTCTCAAAATATGTGAAGCTTTTGGAGCAAATCGTTATTCTGTCACCGAGGACCTGGGTAAACAGGCTCAGATGATTACTGAG GTTTCTGGAAGAATCTCAGAGCTAAAAACGACCATAGATGCTGGCTTGCTGCACCGGGGAAATTTATTACAAACTATTGGTGAACAATATGATAGATGGAACATTTTG GTGAGGAAGGAGAAATCAGTTTATCACACACTCAATATGCTTAGCATTGATGTGACCAAAAAATGTCTGGTGGCTGAAGGTTGGAGTCCTGTTTTTGCAACCAAACAG ATTCAGGATGCACTGCAGCGCGCAACACATGATTCAAACTCTGAAGTTGGTGCAATCTTCCGAGTTCTGCGGACCCGAGAAATGCCGCCTACATATTTTCAAACAAATAAATTTACTTCTTCGTTTCAGGAGATTGTTGATGCATACGG GGTGGCCAAATATCAGGAAGCAAATCCTGGTGTTTACACTATCGTCACATTTCCATTCCTTTTCGCAGTTATGTTTGGTGATTGGGGTCATGGCATCTGTTTGTTGCTTGCAACTTTATTCTTATTAATCAGAGAGAAAAAACTGTCCAGTCAG AAACTTGGAGACATCATGGAAATGACCTTTGGAGGGCGATATGTGATATTTATGATGTCCCTCTTCTCAATATACACGGGCTTGATCTATAATGAGTTCTTCTCTGTGCCCTTTGAGTTGTTTGGTCGATCAGCATATGGGTGCCGCGATCCTTCTTGCAG GGACTCTACCTCTGCAGGCTTAATTAAAGTGCGTGACACTTATCCATTTGGTGTGGATCCAGCGTGGCATGGTACACGCAGTGAGTTGCCATACCTCAATTCATTGAAGATGAAAATGTCTATCCTTCTTGGGGTGGCCCAGATGAACCTGGGGATATTTCTGAGCTTTTTCAATGCTCTGTTCTTTCGCAGTGGTATAAATATTTG GTGTCAGTTTGTTCCACAAATAATATTTCTGAATGCTCTGTTTGGATACCTGTCCGTCCTTATCATTGTGAAGTGGTGCACCGGATCCAAAGCTGATTTATACCATGTCATGATATACATGTTCCTTAGCCCGACAGATGAGCTTGGTGAAAACCAACTTTTTGCTGGTCAGAAGACAACCCAG CTTGTCCTGCTATTCTCGGCCCTTGTTGCAGTCCCATGGATGCTTCTTCCAAAGCCCTTCCTCTTGAAAGCTCAACATGAA AGGCACCAAGGGCAGTCCTACACAGCGCTTCAGGAGGCAGAAGAGTCTTTATTGGTGGAAAGCAGCGATGATTCTGGTCATCATGAGGAATTCGAGTTTAGTGAGGTTTTTGTTCATCAGCTCATTCACACAATTGAATTTGTACTTGGAGCAGTCTCAAACACAGCTTCTTACCTTCGTCTGTGGGCTCTCAG CCTTGCACACTCTGAGCTGTCCAGTGTATTTTATGAAAAGGTTCTTCTTCTAGCCTGGGG GTTCAACAATGTCTTTATTCTCATCATTGGTATCATTGTATTCATCTTTGCCACTGTCGGAGTGTTGTTGGTGATGGAAACACTCAGTGCCTTCCTACACGCATTGCGACTTCACTGGGTGGAGTTCCAGAATAAATTTTATGAGGGAGATGGTTACAAGTTTAGTCCTTTCTCATTCTCATTGATTGACGGGGAGGATGAATGA